The Cucumis melo cultivar AY chromosome 5, USDA_Cmelo_AY_1.0, whole genome shotgun sequence genome has a segment encoding these proteins:
- the LOC103491492 gene encoding protein RETICULATA-RELATED 4, chloroplastic-like: protein MAFAAFTNLSSFSLSNFNQNRSFQSSPSHLLQLRISASPVFNSSSTSIKANGLSLTCRNDRRDLSNRRELFLVSSFGGGGGGGADGGDFSSRGGGGGGGDDHGDQGDSGNAGDKNKAEALLVLAEAGWSLECLPKDLAVAIEAGRIPGSVVTKFLELQKSALMRWLMQFGGFKERLLADDLFLAKVAMECGVGVFTKTAAEYERRREKFFDELEIVFADVVMAIIADFMLVYLPAPTVSLRPPLSVNAGAITKFFHGCPDNAFQVALSGTSYSLLQRFGSIARNGAKLFAVGTTSSLVGTAVTNALINARKAIDKNGAAEVENVPILSTSVGYGVYMAVSSNLRYQVLAGVIEQRILEPMLHQHKLLLSAICFAVRTGNTFLGSLLWVDYARLIGVQ, encoded by the exons ATGGCTTTTGCTGCTTTCACTAACCtgtcttctttctctctctctaactTCAATCAGAATCGTTCATTTCAGTCATCGCCATCACATTTGCTTCAATTGCGAATCTCCGCTTCTCCAGTTTTCAACTCATCTTCCACCAGTATCAAGGCCAATGGTCTTTCTCTCACTTGTCGAAATGACCGTCGCGATCTCAGTAACCGTCGAGAGCTGTTTTTAGTGTCTTCAtttggtggtggtggtggtggtggagcTGATGGCGGTGACTTTTCTTCGCGTGGTGGAGGAGGTGGCGGCGGAGATGATCATGGTGATCAAGGGGATTCTGGTAATGCTGGTGATAAGAATAAGGCGGAGGCGCTTTTGGTGTTGGCTGAGGCTGGCTGGTCACTGGAATGTCTACCGAAGGATTTGGCAGTGGCGATCGAGGCCGGTCGAATCCCTGGATCGGTGGTTACGAAGTTCTTGGAGCTTCAGAAGTCTGCTCTTATGCGATGGCTGATGCAGTTTGGTGGATTCAAGGAGCGCTTGTTGGCGGATGATTTGTTTCTGGCGAAGGTTGCGATGGAATGCGGCGTTGGAGTCTTCACTAAG ACTGCTGCAGAGTATGAACGCCGAAGAGAAAAGTTCTTTGACGAGCTCGAGATTGTTTTTGCTGATGTG GTTATGGCCATCATTGCAGATTTCATGCTTGTTTATCTTCCTGCTCCGACTGTTTCTCTCCGACCACCACTTTCAGTGAATGCCGGAGCAATTACAAAGTTCTTCCATGGATGTCCTGATAATGCTTTCCAG GTTGCTCTCTCTGGAACTTCGTACTCATTATTACAGAGATTTGGTTCAATAGCG CGTAATGGAGCTAAGCTTTTTGCAGTGGGCACCACTTCATCACTG GTTGGTACAGCTGTTACAAACGCATTAATCAATGCAAGGAAGGCTATTGACAAGAATGGTGCAGCTGAAGTCGAAAATGTGCCCATACTTTCCACCAGTGTTGGCTATGGTGTCTACATGGCTGTCTCCAGCAATCTCAG GTATCAAGTTCTGGCTGGTGTTATTGAACAACGTATTTTGGAACCCATGTTACACCAACACAAGCTCTTGCTGAGTGCAATCTGCTTTGCTGTTAGGACAGGCAACACATTCCTTGGCTCACTCTT GTGGGTGGACTATGCCCGTTTGATAGGAGTTCAGTAG
- the LOC103491491 gene encoding uncharacterized protein LOC103491491 encodes MLSKVYLFFHLGMDPHNSKIDPSEFEATPSELRTLERELEEKTKKMEEMKRKIEGKKVCLEKKKDDGKFSKKGMEVFKGLCGKYKSLRKEYNETLEKQTRES; translated from the exons ATGCTATCTAAAGTTTACTTATTTTTCCACTTAGGAATGGATCCACACAATTCAAAAATTGATCCATCAG AGTTCGAGGCCACACCTTCGGAATTGAGAACTCTAGAAAGGGAGCTCGAGGAGAAGACGAAgaagatggaagaaatgaagaGGAAGATCGAAGGTAAAAAGGTTTGtttagagaagaagaaggatgatGGGAAGTTTTCAAAGAAAGGAATGGAAGTTTTTAAGGGGTTATGTGGAAAATACAAGAGCTTGAGAAAGGAATACAATGAAACATTGGAGAAACAGACAAGGGAATCCTAG
- the LOC103491490 gene encoding uncharacterized protein LOC103491490 → MNSSSFHDNASGSSNSFDGYSKLNYVTPSGPRSKSGLTRPRMTKVRRQTSSQDLRSATVPETFRPFAGYSFAVPFGQDSVSGKSGGIGNQPFVFGENRSTTSSNLEMSEREVFDGMKKLNIESVDEVGIARDGKFVFKGGNRRTSKTDVFDKGGKEAIESKLPDDMRKLNIEEGQGNAVPVEKTRNESSRLRSNEQAKVGLWNSNIDNPIVSELPNKLEHLNIEDSGHRGIGSAAFKADGVDMFGLDKGKGVTNFAIGSSADSLPEKIKGLNIKDTSNSTNINTHKEKFVSERTQTSGNFVEQKDIFLSRKMEEMKLDKRTPSSGGITETTEMQNFSYLDRNPNQPLATDMKTQKLQECKNMGVNQFPTYAQKDGNDQNNVAMPSSIFHSDKQFNAVGSTFQATDTNRNKETYYFRSTTKQENPGSSFVECETSDVNPYIFSAGMTQKFQFNAQRDPTREFGPKSRSGRYNPTTVQLHIDQETRDFVSRDRDPLERDKASEPYSPMDASPYQETLASDPISPENSVTSNESLVLDHNSVEFDESVPEVLNDVIDEDLLNATESLNISEPGLSATEVEGDDGSLYHSNTNLGAEGPVDESVSGADTESYKSANEELDLSGDLAAISEETEASSSLKLERQDSDGRKQFSFASNSEDASRSNFIFAASSAAQGQSSASKRQFKKKSWGKVGQDSHMSPTIGIEVPLSSSSAQFVTFSGNSSPISSQKSQKGDSSMAQQKYGVGSWVNKGPEMKQEPVSTMAATVAAQEACEKWRLRGNQAYASGDLSKAEDHYTQGVNCISRDESSRSCLRALMLCYSNRAATRMSLGRLRDAISDCTMAAAIDPGFYKVYLRAANCYLGLGEVDNAIQYFKRCLQPGNDICVDRKIVVEASDGLQNAQKVSEFMKRLAELQLRSTSGDMQSALELISEALVISSCSEKLHEMKAEALFVLRRYEEVIQFCEQTLDSAEKNSPSEDIGSQTSNLDDSEISKKFYFRIWRCRLTLKSYFLLGKLEEGLASLEMQEARASAMIGTGRKFLESSIPLATTMKELLRHKAAGNEAFQQGRYAEAVEHYTAALSCNVESRPFTAVCFCNRAAAYKAQGQVIDAIADCSLAIALDEEYFKAISRRATLYEMIRDYGQAANDLQKLVSLFSKELEKTYQYATSDRSSTSTNDLRQTRLRLAEVEEESRKEIPLDMYLILGVDPSASSAEIKKAYRKAALRYHPDKAGQSLARADNGDNVLWKDIAGGVHKDADKLFKMIGEAYAVLSDPLKRSRYDAEEEMRTAQKKRNGSSTPRSHTDVHQSHQFERNSVRPQWRDLWRSYGARGSEFPRSTRYS, encoded by the exons ATGAATTCATCAAGTTTTCACGATAATGCTTCTGGGTCTTCGAATTCTTTTGATGGGTATTCCAAACTTAATTACGTTACCCCATCGGGTCCTCGATCGAAGTCTGGTCTTACGAGGCCGAGGATGACGAAGGTGAGGAGACAAACGAGTTCTCAGGATTTGAGGTCTGCGACGGTGCCGGAAACATTTCGTCCGTTTGCCGGATATTCATTTGCAGTCCCGTTTGGCCAGGATTCTGTCTCCGGTAAATCGGGTGGGATTGGGAATCAGCCATTTGTATTTGGAGAAAATAGGAGCACCACCAGCTCGAATTTAGAGATGTCAGAGAGAGAAGTTTTTGATGGAATGAAGAAACTGAACATCGAAAGTGTGGATGAGGTTGGGATTGCTAGAGATGGGAAATTCGTCTTTAAGGGAGGTAATAGGAGGACGAGTAAAACCGATGTTTTTGATAAAGGAGGCAAAGAAGCCATTGAATCTAAGCTTCCGGATGACATGAGGAAATTGAACATTGAAGAAGGGCAAGGTAATGCTGTACCAGTTGAGAAAACTAGAAATGAAAGTTCGAGGTTGAGATCAAATGAACAGGCTAAAGTTGGTTTGTGGAACAGTAATATTGATAATCCTATAGTTTCTGAACTCCCCAACAAGTTGGAGCATTTGAACATTGAAGATAGTGGCCATCGTGGTATTGGTAGTGCTGCATTTAAAGCTGATGGTGTGGATATGTTTGGATTGGACAAGGGTAAGGGTGTTACAAACTTTGCTATTGGAAGCTCAGCAGATTCTCTTCCTGAGAAGATAAAAGGTTTGAACATAAAGGACACATCGAACTCAACAAATATCAACACCCACAAGGAAAAATTTGTCTCTGAAAGAACTCAGACTAGTGGTAATTTTGTTGAGCAAAAGGATATTTTCCTGTCAAGAAAGATGGAGGAGATGAAACTAGATAAAAGGACACCTTCATCTGGAGGAATTACAGAGACGACAGAAATGCAAAATTTTAGTTATTTAGATCGAAATCCTAATCAACCATTGGCTACAGACATGAAAACTCAGAAGTTGCAAGAGTGTAAGAACATGGGAGTTAATCAGTTTCCCACGTATGCACAAAAGGATGGTAATGATCAAAATAATGTGGCTATGCCTTCTTCAATTTTTCATAGTGATAAACAATTTAATGCTGTTGGTAGTACATTTCAAGCGACAGATAcaaatagaaacaaagaaaCATATTACTTTCGCTCTACAACTAAACAAGAAAATCCTGGATCATCTTTTGTAGAATGTGAAACATCAGATGTCAATCCATACATTTTTTCTGCTGGTATGACtcaaaaatttcaattcaatgcACAGCGGGATCCAACTAGAGAATTTGGACCAAAGAGTAGGAGTGGAAGATATAATCCGACCACGGTACAGTTGCACATTGATCAGGAGACTCGGGACTTTGTTTCAAGGGACAGGGATCCTCTGGAGAGAGACAAAGCGTCTGAACCATATTCACCAATGGATGCTTCGCCATATCAGGAAACTTTAGCTAGTGATCCAATCTCTCCTGAAAATTCTGTGACATCCAATGAATCACTGGTTCTTGACCACAACTCCGTTGAATTTGATGAGTCAGTACCTGAGGTTTTAAATGATGTTATAGATGAAGATCTGCTTAACGCTACAGAAAGCTTAAATATAAGTGAACCTGGTTTGAGTGCAACTGAAGTAGAGGGAGATGATGGCTCCCTTTACCATTCTAATACAAACCTGGGTGCTGAAGGGCCTGTGGACGAATCTGTTTCAGGTGCAGATACTGAAAGCTACAAATCTGCAAATGAGGAGTTGGATTTAAGTGGTGATCTAGCTGCTATTTCAGAAGAAACAGAAGCCAGTTCAAGTTTGAAATTGGAGAGGCAGGATAGCGATGGCAGGAAGCAATTCAGTTTTGCTTCAAATTCAGAGGATGCATCCAGGTCGAACTTTATATTTGCTGCCTCTTCTGCTGCTCAAGGTCAATCATCTGCATCCAAACGccaatttaaaaagaaaagttgggGAAAAGTTGGTCAAGATTCTCATATGTCGCCAACAATTGGCATTGAGGTTCCATTGTCATCTTCTTCTGCGCAATTCGTAACATTTTCTGGGAATTCATCACCGATATCGTCTCAGAAAAGTCAGAAAGGAGATTCATCTATGGCTCAGCAAAAATATGGAGTTGGCTCTTGGGTGAACAAAGGCCCGGAGATGAAGCAAGAGCCTGTTTCTACTATGGCAGCAACAGTTGCTGCCCAGGAGGCTTGTGAAAAGTGGAGATTGAG AGGCAACCAGGCATATGCAAGTGGTGATTTATCCAAAGCCGAGGATCATTACACTCAAGGGGTGAATTGTATTTCAAGAGATGAATCGTCTAGAAGCTGTCTCAGGGCTTTGATGCTTTGCTATAGCAATCGTGCAGCAACTAGAATGTCTCTTGGAAGATTGAGAGACGCAATCAGTGACTGTACAATGGCTGCTGCTATAGATCCTGGCTTTTATAAAGTGTACCTTAGAGCTGCAAA CTGTTACCTTGGCCTTGGGGAAGTTGACAATGCAATACAATATTTCAAGAGATGCCTGCAGCCTGGAAATGATATCTGTGTGGACCGAAAAATTGTAGTTGAAGCATCTGACGGTTTGCAAAATGCTCAG AAAGTGTCTGAATTCATGAAACGTTTAGCTGAACTTCAGCTAAGAAGCACATCCGGTGATATGCAAAGTGCTCTGGAATTAATTTCTGAGGCCTTGGTGATAAGCTCATGCTCAGAAAAATTACATGAAATGAAAGCAGAGGCACTTTTTGTG CTTCGAAGATATGAGGAGGTGATTCAGTTTTGTGAGCAGACTTTAGATTCTGCTGAAAAAAATTCTCCTTCAGAAGATATTGGCAGTCAGACCTCTAATCTGGATGATTCTGAAATCTCAAAGAAGTTTTACTTTAGGATTTGGCGATGCCGCTTGACACTCAAGTCCTACTTCCTTCTGGGAAAACTTGAGGAGGGTCTGGCTTCTTTAGAAATGCAAGAGGCGAGAGCATCTGCGATGATCGG GACTGGAAGAAAGTTTTTGGAGTCATCAATACCACTAGCCACTACCATGAAGGAGCTTCTTCGTCACAAG GCTGCTGGGAATGAAGCATTTCAGCAGGGGAGGTATGCCGAAGCTGTTGAGCATTATACAGCTGCTTTGTCATGCAACGTCGAGTCACGTCCTTTCACAGCTGTTTGTTTCTGCAATCGGGCTGCTGCATACAAAGCTCAGGGCCAAGTTATTGATGCCATTGCCGATTGTAGTCTTGCCATAGCCCTTGATGAAGAGTATTTCAAA GCAATTTCTAGACGGGCCACTTTGTATGAAATGATTAGAGACTATGGTCAAGCAGCTAATGATCTCCAAAAGCTTGTATCACTTTTCTCAAAGGAATTAGAGAAGACCTATCAATATGCTACTTCTGATAGATCAAGTACCAGTACAAATGATTTAAGACAAACTCGTCTCCGGCTTGCAGAAGTTGAAGAAGAATCAAGAAAGGAAATTCCATTGGACATGTACCTTATTCT GGGAGTTGATCCATCTGCATCTTCAGCTGAAATTAAGAAGGCATACAGGAAAGCTGCTCTCAGATACCATCCAGACaag GCCGGTCAGTCCTTGGCTAGAGCAGACAATGGAGATAATGTGCTATGGAAGGATATAGCTGGAGGAGTCCACAAGGATGCTgataaactttttaaaatgattGGAGAGGCATATGCAGTACTCTCAGATCCTCTCAAG CGCTCACGATACGATGCAGAAGAAGAGATGAGGACTGCTCAGAAGAAACGCAATGGAAGCAGCACCCCCCGATCACATACAGATGTTCATCAAAGTCATCAATTTGAACGAAATAGTGTTCGGCCTCAGTGGCGAGATCTATGGAGATCGTATGGTGCTCGAGGATCAGAATTTCCTCGATCAACTAGGTATTCGTAA
- the LOC103491489 gene encoding uncharacterized protein LOC103491489 isoform X1 produces MAGAFFRLKTLSPMAMANADIQLPLQLPQNVRNSRVLVLGGTGRVGASTAIALSKFCPDLQIVIGGRNREKGEAMVGTLGRNSRFVEVDVGNVDMLEAALSDVDLVVHTAGPFQQTEKCTVLEASINTKTAYVDVCDDTKYSQKAKSFKNKAIDANIPAITTAGIYPGVSNVMASELVRAVRDESKGEPERLRFYYYTAGTGGAGPTILATSFLLLGEEVVAYNKGEKLKLKPYSGMLNIDFGKGIGKRDVFLLNLPEVRTAHEILGVPTVSARFGTAPFFWNWGMLALTNLLPLEYFRDRSKVQNLVQLFDPFVRAFDGLAGERVSMRVDLECSNGRNTVGIFSHRRLSQSVGYSTAAFALAVLEGNTQPGVWFPEEPEGIAIEAREVLLSRAAQGTINFVMNKPPWMVETEPKELGLGIYV; encoded by the exons ATGGCGGGAGCTTTCTTCCGTTTGAAAACCCTCTCTCCCATGGCCATGGCCAACGCCGACATTCAACTCCCGCTTCAACTCCCTCAGAATGTTCGCAATTCGAGGGTTTTGGTACTCGGAGGCACCGGCCGGGTCGGAGCATCCACTGCCATTGCTCTCTCAAAATTCTGTCCAGACCTTCAGATCGTGATCGGTGGTCGTAACAG GGAAAAGGGTGAAGCTATGGTCGGGACACTCGGGAGAAATTCTCGGTTTGTGGAAGTTGATGTTGGTAATGTAGATATGTTGGAGGCTGCTTTGAGTG ACGTGGATCTTGTAGTTCATACGGCTGGACCTTTCCAGCAGACAGAGAAGTGCACTGTACTTGAAGCTTCCATAAATACCAAG ACAGCCTATGTTGATGTCTGTGACGATACAAAGTATTCACAAAAAGCAAAATCTTTCAAGAATAAAGCTATCGATGCAAACATTCCAGCTATTACAACTGCTGGCATTTACCCTGGAGTGAGCAATG TAATGGCATCAGAGCTTGTACGTGCTGTGAGAGATGAAAGCAAGGGTGAGCCCGAGAGGCTAAG ATTCTACTACTACACTGCAGGCACTGGTGGTGCTGGCCCAACTATATTAGCTACCAGTTTCTTACTTCTGGGAGAGGAGGTGGTCGCTTATAATAAAG GGGAAAAGCTCAAACTAAAACCTTATAGCGGAATGCTCAACATTGACTTTGGAAAAGGAATTGGGAAAAGAGATGTATTTCTGCT GAACTTGCCAGAAGTAAGAACTGCTCATGAAATCCTGGGAGTGCCAACAGTCAGTGCTCGTTTTGGAACTGCACCATTTTTTTGGAATTGGGGAATGTTGGCCTTGACCAATCTTCTTCCGTTG GAATATTTTAGAGATAGAAGCAAAGTTCAAAATTTGGTTCAACTATTCGATCCTTTTGTTCGAGCATTTGATGGTCTTGCTGGAGAACGTGTATCCATGAGG GTTGATTTGGAATGTTCTAATGGGCGAAACACTGTGGGTATTTTCAGTCATCGGAGGCTCTCCCA ATCAGTGGGATATTCAACTGCTGCATTTGCACTTGCTGTTCTTGAGGGAAACACACAACCTGGAGTTTGGTTCCCCGAAGAG CCCGAAGGAATAGCAATTGAGGCGAGGGAAGTTCTTCTAAGCCGTGCTGCCCAAGGGACGATCAATTTTGTAATGAACAA GCCTCCATGGATGGTTGAAACAGAGCCTAAAGAACTTGGTTTAGGAATATATGTCTGA
- the LOC103491489 gene encoding uncharacterized protein LOC103491489 isoform X2 — translation MVGTLGRNSRFVEVDVGNVDMLEAALSDVDLVVHTAGPFQQTEKCTVLEASINTKTAYVDVCDDTKYSQKAKSFKNKAIDANIPAITTAGIYPGVSNVMASELVRAVRDESKGEPERLRFYYYTAGTGGAGPTILATSFLLLGEEVVAYNKGEKLKLKPYSGMLNIDFGKGIGKRDVFLLNLPEVRTAHEILGVPTVSARFGTAPFFWNWGMLALTNLLPLEYFRDRSKVQNLVQLFDPFVRAFDGLAGERVSMRVDLECSNGRNTVGIFSHRRLSQSVGYSTAAFALAVLEGNTQPGVWFPEEPEGIAIEAREVLLSRAAQGTINFVMNKPPWMVETEPKELGLGIYV, via the exons ATGGTCGGGACACTCGGGAGAAATTCTCGGTTTGTGGAAGTTGATGTTGGTAATGTAGATATGTTGGAGGCTGCTTTGAGTG ACGTGGATCTTGTAGTTCATACGGCTGGACCTTTCCAGCAGACAGAGAAGTGCACTGTACTTGAAGCTTCCATAAATACCAAG ACAGCCTATGTTGATGTCTGTGACGATACAAAGTATTCACAAAAAGCAAAATCTTTCAAGAATAAAGCTATCGATGCAAACATTCCAGCTATTACAACTGCTGGCATTTACCCTGGAGTGAGCAATG TAATGGCATCAGAGCTTGTACGTGCTGTGAGAGATGAAAGCAAGGGTGAGCCCGAGAGGCTAAG ATTCTACTACTACACTGCAGGCACTGGTGGTGCTGGCCCAACTATATTAGCTACCAGTTTCTTACTTCTGGGAGAGGAGGTGGTCGCTTATAATAAAG GGGAAAAGCTCAAACTAAAACCTTATAGCGGAATGCTCAACATTGACTTTGGAAAAGGAATTGGGAAAAGAGATGTATTTCTGCT GAACTTGCCAGAAGTAAGAACTGCTCATGAAATCCTGGGAGTGCCAACAGTCAGTGCTCGTTTTGGAACTGCACCATTTTTTTGGAATTGGGGAATGTTGGCCTTGACCAATCTTCTTCCGTTG GAATATTTTAGAGATAGAAGCAAAGTTCAAAATTTGGTTCAACTATTCGATCCTTTTGTTCGAGCATTTGATGGTCTTGCTGGAGAACGTGTATCCATGAGG GTTGATTTGGAATGTTCTAATGGGCGAAACACTGTGGGTATTTTCAGTCATCGGAGGCTCTCCCA ATCAGTGGGATATTCAACTGCTGCATTTGCACTTGCTGTTCTTGAGGGAAACACACAACCTGGAGTTTGGTTCCCCGAAGAG CCCGAAGGAATAGCAATTGAGGCGAGGGAAGTTCTTCTAAGCCGTGCTGCCCAAGGGACGATCAATTTTGTAATGAACAA GCCTCCATGGATGGTTGAAACAGAGCCTAAAGAACTTGGTTTAGGAATATATGTCTGA